One window of Trifolium pratense cultivar HEN17-A07 linkage group LG5, ARS_RC_1.1, whole genome shotgun sequence genomic DNA carries:
- the LOC123883333 gene encoding ATP synthase subunit delta', mitochondrial-like: MFRRATSTFLSRAAATRRFSTDVATPAADSAFVEAWKKVSPNLDPPKTPFEFLKPRPPVPTTLPTKLTVNFVLPYSSQLAAKEVDMVIVPATTGQMGVLPGHVPTIAELKPGVLSVHEGNDTTKYFVSSGFVFIHANSVADIITVEAVPVDQIDASLVQKGLQEFTQKLNSASTDLEKAEAQIGVDVHSALNSALTG; encoded by the exons ATGTTCCGCCGCGCTACATCTACTTTCCTCTCTCGCGCCGCCGCTACCCGTCGATTCTCCACCGATGTGGCTACCCCTGCCGCCGATTCCGCTTTCGTTGAAGCTTGGAAGAAAGTTAGCCCCAATCTAGACCCACCGAAGACACCTTTCGAATTCCTCAAACCTCGTCCTCCAGTTCCTACTACGCTTCCTACTAAACTCACCGTCAATTTCGTTCTTCCTTATTCTTCTCAATTGGCCGCTAAAGAG GTTGATATGGTTATAGTCCCAGCTACAACTGGCCAGATGGGTGTTCTCCCAGGACATGTCCCAACAATTGCTGAGTTGAAACCTGGGGTCCTGTCTGTACACGAAGGGAATGATACAACCAAGTATTTTGTCAGCAGTGGCTTTGTCTTCATCCATGCAAACTCTGTTGCTGATATTATCACTGTTGAGGCTGTCCCAGTGGATCAAATTGATGCAAGCCTAGTGCAGAAGGGTCTTCAAGAGTTCACTCAGAAGCTCAACTCAGCATCAACTGACTTGGAGAAAGCTGAAGCCCAGATTGGTGTTGATGTGCATAGCGCTCTCAACTCAGCTCTTACAGGCTAA